Proteins found in one Luteimonas chenhongjianii genomic segment:
- a CDS encoding amidohydrolase: MSRLLTAALAVALSGGCATHASSDKPATGASGTHVGASAYASTYTPIASPPVLITNATVLIGDGQRLEAADVLLQDGRIQAVGAALAAPANAQRIDGTGKWITPGMIDVHSHLGVYPSPGASAHSDGNEMTAPNTAQVWAEHSVWPQDPGFGAALAGGVTSLQILPGSANLVGGRGVTLKNVAATTVTDMKFPGAPYGLKMACGENPKRVYGQKGGPATRMGNVAGYRAALIDAADYRRKQGGDSPGKRDLKLETMAGAMDGDILVHIHCYRADEMAQMLDLAKEFDFKVTAFHHGVEAYKIADRLGAEGVCGALWADWWGFKMEAFDGIQENIAIVDRAPGGCAIVHSDSDEGIQRLNQEAAKVMAAAGRAGIEITPEHAIRWLTENAAKSLGVLEQTGTLTAGKMGDVVLWNGNPFTVYALAEHVWIDGAHVFDRTDPSRQPVSDFMLGQGAAANGGAR; the protein is encoded by the coding sequence ATGTCTCGTCTACTGACGGCCGCGCTCGCGGTCGCCCTGTCGGGTGGCTGCGCCACCCATGCCTCGTCCGACAAACCGGCCACCGGCGCCAGTGGCACCCATGTCGGCGCCAGCGCCTATGCAAGCACCTATACGCCCATCGCATCGCCGCCAGTGCTGATCACCAACGCGACCGTACTGATCGGTGACGGCCAGCGTCTGGAAGCGGCAGACGTGCTGCTGCAGGACGGGCGTATCCAGGCGGTGGGTGCGGCGCTCGCCGCGCCCGCGAACGCGCAACGCATCGACGGCACCGGCAAGTGGATCACACCGGGCATGATCGACGTGCATTCGCACCTGGGCGTCTATCCGAGTCCCGGCGCAAGCGCGCACAGCGACGGCAACGAGATGACCGCGCCGAACACCGCCCAGGTCTGGGCCGAGCATTCGGTATGGCCGCAGGATCCGGGTTTCGGCGCGGCGCTCGCTGGCGGCGTGACCTCGCTGCAGATCCTGCCCGGCTCGGCCAACCTCGTCGGTGGCCGTGGCGTGACGTTGAAGAACGTCGCCGCGACCACCGTCACCGACATGAAGTTTCCCGGCGCGCCCTATGGCCTGAAGATGGCCTGCGGCGAGAACCCCAAGCGGGTCTACGGCCAGAAAGGCGGGCCGGCCACGCGCATGGGCAATGTCGCGGGCTACCGCGCCGCGCTGATCGACGCCGCCGACTACCGGCGCAAGCAGGGCGGCGACTCGCCCGGCAAACGCGACCTCAAGCTCGAGACGATGGCCGGCGCGATGGATGGCGACATCCTCGTGCACATCCACTGCTACCGCGCCGACGAGATGGCGCAGATGCTCGATCTGGCGAAGGAGTTCGACTTCAAGGTCACCGCCTTCCACCACGGCGTGGAGGCCTACAAGATCGCCGACCGTCTCGGCGCCGAAGGCGTCTGCGGCGCGCTGTGGGCCGACTGGTGGGGCTTCAAGATGGAGGCCTTCGACGGCATCCAGGAGAACATCGCGATCGTCGACCGCGCCCCGGGCGGCTGCGCGATCGTGCATTCCGATTCCGACGAGGGCATCCAGCGCCTCAACCAGGAGGCAGCCAAGGTGATGGCGGCCGCGGGCCGTGCCGGCATCGAGATCACGCCCGAACATGCGATCCGCTGGCTCACCGAAAACGCGGCGAAATCGCTCGGCGTGCTCGAGCAGACCGGCACCCTGACCGCCGGCAAGATGGGCGATGTGGTGCTGTGGAATGGCAACCCGTTCACCGTCTACGCCCTGGCCGAACACGTCTGGATCGACGGCGCCCACGTCTTCGATCGCACCGATCCATCGCGCCAACCGGTCTCGGACTTCATGCTCGGCCAGGGCGCCGCAGCCAACGGAGGTGCACGATGA
- a CDS encoding amidohydrolase family protein, with translation MSRQASNRRGARALSRLLVAGALLAATLPAAAQSVLIRGATVHTAGAQGSLQNTDVLVRDGRIAAIGTGLSAGDAPVVEAMGRPLTPTLFGGVTGIGIEEVSGERGTRDDRLSLGEAKDMAVRPEFDVTLAFNPDSIVIPVARVEGIGFTLISAGSASSIIGGQGAMMRLDGSVDPAGPKVLYLALGADGMDQSGASRAAQWMLLDQLIDEARGRLPADSHVAALTPAGKRALAPYLDGRGTIVVGVNRAADIRQLLRWSKRHGLRIAIRGGAEGWRVAPELAAANVPVFVDPLVNLPSNFDQIGATIENAARLQAAGVRVGFAQAADASHNARKLRQLAGNAVAHGLPWEAGLAGLTRVPAETFGVGESIGTIAVGRTADLVLWSGDPLDVTSSAVQVWFDGRAIEMRSRQTELRDRYLQPQAEGGLPRAYRAR, from the coding sequence ATGAGCCGCCAAGCTTCGAACCGGCGTGGAGCGCGCGCGCTGTCGCGTCTGCTGGTTGCCGGCGCCCTGCTCGCGGCCACCCTGCCCGCCGCGGCGCAGTCGGTCCTGATCCGCGGCGCAACCGTGCATACCGCCGGGGCGCAGGGTTCGCTGCAGAACACCGACGTGCTGGTGCGCGACGGCCGGATTGCCGCGATCGGCACGGGACTGTCCGCAGGCGACGCACCGGTCGTCGAAGCCATGGGGCGGCCGTTGACGCCGACCCTGTTCGGCGGCGTGACCGGCATCGGCATCGAGGAAGTCTCGGGCGAACGCGGGACGCGCGACGACCGCCTGTCGCTCGGCGAGGCCAAGGACATGGCCGTGCGCCCGGAGTTCGACGTGACCCTGGCCTTCAATCCCGACTCGATCGTGATTCCGGTCGCGCGCGTCGAGGGCATCGGTTTCACCCTGATCTCGGCCGGCAGCGCCAGCTCGATCATCGGCGGCCAGGGCGCGATGATGCGCCTGGACGGCAGCGTCGATCCCGCCGGACCGAAGGTGCTGTACCTCGCGCTCGGAGCGGACGGCATGGACCAGAGCGGCGCCTCGCGCGCCGCGCAGTGGATGCTGCTCGACCAGCTGATCGACGAGGCGCGTGGCCGCCTGCCGGCCGACTCCCATGTCGCTGCGCTCACCCCGGCCGGCAAGCGCGCACTCGCACCGTATCTCGACGGTCGCGGCACGATCGTGGTTGGCGTGAACCGGGCGGCCGACATCCGCCAGCTGCTGCGCTGGTCGAAGCGCCATGGCCTGCGGATCGCGATCCGCGGCGGTGCCGAGGGCTGGCGCGTCGCACCGGAGCTAGCGGCGGCGAACGTGCCGGTGTTCGTCGACCCGCTGGTCAACCTGCCGTCGAACTTCGACCAGATCGGCGCGACCATCGAGAACGCCGCGCGCCTGCAGGCCGCGGGTGTGCGCGTGGGCTTCGCCCAGGCGGCCGACGCCTCGCACAACGCGCGCAAGCTGCGGCAGCTGGCCGGCAACGCGGTCGCCCATGGGCTGCCGTGGGAAGCGGGCCTCGCGGGCCTGACCCGCGTGCCGGCGGAGACCTTCGGTGTCGGCGAGTCCATCGGCACCATCGCGGTAGGCCGCACCGCCGATCTGGTGCTGTGGTCGGGTGACCCGCTGGATGTGACGAGCAGCGCCGTGCAGGTGTGGTTCGACGGCCGCGCGATCGAGATGCGGTCGCGGCAGACCGAACTGCGGGACCGCTATCTGCAGCCGCAGGCCGAAGGTGGCTTGCCACGGGCGTATCGCGCGCGGTGA
- a CDS encoding AMP nucleosidase → MKEKEQIVENWLPRYTGVPLDRFGEHILLTNFGGYLHHFARIAGAEIVGLDRPMPSATADGMTMINFGMGSPNAATMMDLLSAIAPKAVLFLGKCGGLKRKNQLGDLVLPIAAIRGEGTSSDYLLPEVPALPAFALQRAVSTVIRDLGHDYWTGTVYTTNRRVWEHDDAFKERLRAMRCMAIDMETATVFAAGFANRIPSGALLLVSDQPMIPDGVKTEASDALVSADFVERHILIGIEALKLIRRHGKSVRHLRFDE, encoded by the coding sequence ATGAAAGAGAAAGAGCAGATCGTCGAAAACTGGCTGCCGCGCTATACCGGCGTGCCGCTCGACCGGTTCGGCGAGCACATCCTGCTGACCAACTTCGGCGGCTACCTGCACCATTTCGCGCGTATTGCCGGCGCGGAAATCGTCGGCCTGGACCGGCCGATGCCCAGCGCCACCGCCGATGGAATGACCATGATCAACTTCGGCATGGGCAGTCCCAACGCCGCGACGATGATGGATCTGTTGTCGGCGATCGCGCCGAAGGCCGTGCTGTTCCTCGGCAAGTGTGGCGGGCTCAAGCGCAAGAACCAGCTCGGCGACCTGGTGCTGCCGATCGCGGCGATCCGCGGCGAGGGCACCAGCAGCGACTATCTCCTGCCGGAGGTGCCGGCATTGCCGGCGTTCGCCCTGCAGCGCGCGGTCTCGACGGTGATCCGCGACCTAGGCCACGACTACTGGACCGGTACCGTCTACACGACCAACCGCCGGGTCTGGGAGCATGACGACGCCTTCAAGGAGCGCCTGCGCGCGATGCGCTGCATGGCGATCGACATGGAAACCGCCACGGTCTTCGCCGCCGGCTTCGCCAACCGCATTCCCTCGGGAGCGCTGCTGCTGGTCAGCGACCAGCCGATGATTCCAGACGGGGTCAAGACGGAAGCTTCCGACGCACTGGTGAGCGCGGACTTCGTCGAGCGCCACATCCTCATTGGTATCGAGGCGCTGAAGCTGATCCGTCGCCACGGCAAATCGGTTCGGCATCTCCGGTTCGACGAGTAA
- a CDS encoding response regulator transcription factor produces MTTLLIADDHPLFREALRGAIARALPEARLREAHNVDALYAMVESEPDADLLMLDLNMPGVHGFSALVHLRAQFPQLPVLMVSAREEPAVMRRALDHGASGFVPKSADAETLARAVAQVLDGDRFVPEAAASAAGVTPREHDVAARLRDLTPQQFRVLQMLGDGMLNKQIAYELGVSEATVKAHMTAVLRKLGASNRTQAVLIAGKLAVDPDPDEIPADAR; encoded by the coding sequence ATGACCACCCTGCTGATCGCCGACGACCATCCGCTGTTCCGCGAAGCGTTACGTGGCGCGATTGCCCGTGCCTTGCCCGAGGCACGGTTGCGGGAGGCGCACAACGTCGATGCGCTCTACGCCATGGTGGAGTCGGAGCCCGATGCCGACCTGCTGATGCTCGATCTCAACATGCCCGGCGTGCATGGCTTCAGCGCCCTGGTGCACCTGCGTGCGCAGTTCCCGCAATTGCCGGTGCTGATGGTGTCTGCGCGCGAGGAGCCCGCGGTGATGCGGCGCGCGCTCGACCATGGCGCCTCGGGCTTCGTGCCCAAGTCCGCTGATGCCGAGACCCTCGCCCGCGCCGTGGCGCAGGTGCTCGATGGCGACCGCTTCGTGCCCGAAGCGGCGGCCTCCGCGGCCGGAGTGACGCCCCGCGAGCACGACGTCGCGGCGCGCCTGCGCGATCTCACGCCTCAGCAGTTCCGCGTGCTGCAGATGCTCGGCGACGGAATGCTCAACAAACAGATCGCCTACGAACTCGGTGTGTCCGAAGCCACCGTCAAGGCGCACATGACCGCCGTGCTGCGCAAGCTCGGCGCATCGAACCGCACCCAGGCGGTGCTGATCGCCGGCAAGCTCGCAGTGGACCCCGATCCGGACGAGATTCCCGCCGACGCGCGCTGA